One window of Trinickia caryophylli genomic DNA carries:
- a CDS encoding A24 family peptidase: MDATRIAACTVLAVLALYDLRARRLPNAAVVVFALLYFVDAAFAGSARAALIAHFATGVAALATAALLFRLGWLGGGDVKLAAAVFLWSGPAQAARVLFVISVSGSMIGLLVLAAGRLSRRSPRAQRRLAWLAPERGVPYGIALALGGALALALAPDAIEAHRMLASALAQSRLP; encoded by the coding sequence ATGGATGCGACAAGAATCGCTGCCTGCACCGTGCTTGCGGTGCTCGCGCTTTACGACCTGCGCGCGCGCAGGCTACCGAATGCGGCTGTCGTGGTGTTCGCGCTGCTCTACTTCGTCGATGCGGCGTTTGCCGGCTCGGCACGCGCGGCGCTCATCGCGCACTTTGCGACGGGCGTCGCCGCGCTGGCGACGGCGGCCTTGTTGTTTCGCCTCGGCTGGCTCGGCGGCGGCGACGTCAAACTCGCGGCCGCGGTCTTCCTTTGGTCGGGCCCCGCCCAAGCGGCGCGGGTCCTGTTCGTGATTTCCGTGTCGGGATCGATGATCGGCCTGCTCGTGCTGGCCGCGGGCCGGCTCTCGCGCCGCAGCCCGCGGGCGCAGCGGCGCCTGGCCTGGCTCGCGCCGGAACGCGGCGTGCCCTACGGGATCGCCCTCGCACTCGGCGGCGCGCTGGCACTTGCGCTCGCGCCCGATGCGATCGAGGCGCACCGCATGCTCGCCTCGGCGCTCGCACAGTCGCGGCTTCCATAA
- the cpaB gene encoding Flp pilus assembly protein CpaB, translating to MKNILKLAALVVVAAIGAFVMRALFVAASRPGPAAPARVEHVRAAAADLPDGLLLRDSDLVWKDVPRAEIPAGALVQSQAGENDLKGDLLRHAVRAGTPLGASDVISPNSPGFLAAALKPGMRAISVAIDDVSGNAGLIQPGDYVDVLLTQQLHALTGAPVEPQRSVESETVADRVRVLAVGSAFHRPKDDAAAANTRARTVTFEVTPKGAQVITVASHLGSLSLALRSFATRERQAPGADAPAETLAAPVWAGDVSRGLRSAEPLAAAAVTAGRGRGTPARAAAEPRSVIVYRGSKQGEAGGATAPGLPAGLPPLPSGAPPVAPAAAGATPQPAA from the coding sequence ATGAAAAACATTCTCAAACTCGCTGCACTCGTCGTCGTGGCCGCCATCGGCGCTTTCGTCATGCGCGCGCTCTTCGTCGCCGCTTCTCGCCCCGGCCCGGCTGCGCCCGCACGGGTGGAACACGTGCGCGCCGCCGCGGCCGATCTGCCCGACGGGCTGCTCCTGCGCGACAGCGATCTCGTCTGGAAAGACGTGCCGCGCGCCGAGATTCCCGCCGGCGCCCTCGTTCAAAGCCAGGCAGGCGAGAACGACCTGAAAGGCGACCTGCTGCGTCACGCCGTGCGCGCGGGCACGCCGCTCGGCGCATCCGACGTGATCTCGCCGAATTCGCCCGGCTTTCTCGCCGCCGCGCTCAAGCCGGGCATGCGCGCGATTTCCGTCGCCATAGACGACGTTTCCGGCAATGCCGGACTGATTCAACCCGGTGACTATGTCGACGTGCTGCTCACGCAGCAGCTTCATGCATTGACCGGTGCACCCGTGGAGCCGCAGCGTTCGGTCGAGTCCGAAACGGTGGCCGATCGCGTACGCGTGCTCGCCGTCGGCTCGGCCTTCCATCGCCCCAAGGACGATGCCGCCGCCGCCAACACCCGGGCACGCACGGTCACCTTCGAAGTCACGCCCAAAGGCGCGCAAGTGATCACCGTTGCCTCGCATCTGGGCTCGCTCTCGCTCGCCTTGCGCAGCTTCGCGACGCGCGAGCGGCAGGCCCCGGGCGCCGACGCACCGGCCGAAACGCTCGCGGCCCCCGTTTGGGCCGGCGACGTCTCGCGCGGACTGCGTAGCGCGGAGCCTTTGGCAGCCGCGGCGGTGACCGCCGGGCGCGGCCGCGGCACGCCTGCGCGGGCCGCCGCGGAGCCGCGCTCGGTCATCGTCTATCGCGGCTCGAAGCAAGGCGAAGCGGGCGGCGCAACAGCGCCGGGCTTGCCCGCCGGCTTGCCGCCGCTACCGTCGGGCGCGCCCCCCGTTGCACCGGCCGCCGCCGGCGCAACGCCGCAGCCCGCTGCTTAG
- a CDS encoding AAA family ATPase — translation MGALDFNVTRRAAPPAADRLVAMLADAGSEEVVNNLLLDQGIANAYVARGTLDDAIELMRNAARAPRHLLVDVSASAMPVSDLMRLAEVVDPSVTVVVVGERNDVGLYRSLLRIGVHDYLVKPLTVELVQRALASTDPSAAARTGKALGFVGARGGVGVTSIATALARHLADKTRRRIVYVDLDLYGGAAASMLGVTSNNGLTELLQNTQRLDQQLINQAVVAQSDRLFVLSAELPYDNDFTVRPGTVGELVAALKHHFHYVVLDLPQRAGAVADEALDACAMVHVVADRSVHAAREATRLCRFAEGRPADPAISVLLNEAQAPVRGRVASGDFTHALARASIHPFPYEPEALALAENLGEPIADSRSRFAQAVVSLADAVTGGDTVAAPTARWYEKLLPARRKP, via the coding sequence ATGGGTGCCCTGGACTTCAACGTAACGAGACGCGCGGCGCCGCCCGCGGCGGACCGGCTCGTCGCCATGCTCGCCGATGCGGGCAGCGAGGAAGTCGTGAACAACCTCCTGCTCGATCAGGGTATCGCGAATGCCTATGTCGCGCGCGGCACGCTGGACGATGCGATCGAGCTGATGCGCAACGCCGCGCGCGCGCCGCGTCATCTGCTCGTCGATGTGTCGGCGAGCGCAATGCCCGTATCCGATCTGATGCGGCTCGCCGAGGTCGTCGATCCGTCGGTAACGGTGGTCGTCGTCGGCGAGCGCAACGATGTGGGGCTCTATCGCAGCCTGCTGCGCATCGGCGTGCACGACTATCTCGTCAAGCCGCTGACCGTCGAGCTCGTGCAGCGCGCACTCGCATCGACCGACCCATCCGCCGCCGCGCGCACGGGCAAGGCACTCGGCTTCGTGGGCGCGCGCGGCGGAGTCGGCGTGACTTCGATCGCCACAGCGCTCGCACGCCACCTCGCCGACAAGACGCGGCGGCGCATCGTCTATGTCGATCTCGATCTGTACGGCGGCGCGGCCGCCTCGATGCTCGGCGTCACGTCGAACAACGGCCTCACGGAGTTGCTGCAAAACACGCAGCGGCTCGATCAGCAACTGATCAATCAGGCCGTCGTCGCCCAAAGCGACCGGCTCTTCGTATTGAGTGCCGAGTTGCCCTACGACAACGACTTTACGGTGCGGCCCGGCACCGTGGGCGAACTCGTGGCGGCGCTCAAGCATCATTTCCATTACGTCGTGCTCGATCTGCCGCAGCGCGCCGGGGCTGTGGCCGACGAGGCGCTCGACGCTTGCGCGATGGTGCACGTCGTCGCCGATCGTTCGGTCCATGCGGCCCGCGAGGCGACAAGACTGTGCCGCTTCGCCGAAGGACGTCCCGCGGACCCCGCGATCTCGGTGTTGCTCAACGAAGCGCAGGCACCCGTGCGCGGGCGCGTCGCCTCGGGCGATTTCACGCATGCGCTGGCACGTGCGTCGATTCACCCGTTCCCGTATGAACCGGAAGCGCTCGCTCTCGCCGAGAACCTCGGCGAACCGATCGCCGATTCGCGCTCGCGCTTCGCCCAAGCCGTCGTCTCGCTCGCCGACGCGGTGACGGGCGGCGACACGGTGGCCGCACCCACGGCGCGCTGGTACGAGAAGCTGCTGCCGGCACGGAGGAAGCCATGA
- a CDS encoding type II and III secretion system protein family protein: protein MFDRMPRFSLAPVRRAATGGCRTRLARYLVAAVFAAAFAPMVPVAHAAAEDGVVSVAAGGGEMLKLPEPAVAVFVADPDVADVHVPTPQTVFVLGKRAGTTTLFALGPNNRTILRETIRVATDTQSIQRLLDARFPQLRLTVTSAPGSLMIAGRVPSAADADAILQSLTPYLHEHEELVNRLALAQPIQVHLRVRITEVDRNVTQQLGINWSALGSAGNFVGGLFNGRAIGTAASTLLPQAGAFSILGGYHANNYSIDGVLDVLDQEGLITMLAEPNLTAMSGQTASFLAGGEFPIPVAQDTTGAITIEFKPYGVSLDFTPTVLANNRISLKVRPEVSEIDPTNAVTTGSVKVPALTVRRVDTTVELASGQSFAIGGLLQSKSSDVLSQLPGLGRLPVLGKLFSSKSYLNNKTEVVVIVTPYVVQPAGPGQLRDALGDVTRPSSDIEYALGRALGMDPIAGDTPRLVGTAGFVY, encoded by the coding sequence ATGTTCGACAGGATGCCTCGCTTTTCTCTCGCGCCCGTTCGCCGCGCCGCGACAGGCGGATGCCGTACGCGCCTTGCCCGCTATCTGGTCGCGGCCGTGTTTGCCGCGGCGTTCGCGCCCATGGTGCCCGTCGCTCACGCCGCCGCGGAAGACGGCGTGGTCTCGGTGGCTGCCGGCGGCGGTGAAATGCTGAAGTTGCCGGAGCCCGCCGTGGCCGTGTTCGTCGCCGATCCCGACGTGGCCGACGTACACGTGCCGACACCGCAGACGGTGTTCGTGCTCGGCAAGCGCGCCGGCACGACCACGCTCTTCGCACTGGGCCCGAACAACCGCACGATCCTGCGCGAGACGATCCGCGTGGCCACCGACACGCAGTCGATCCAGCGGCTGCTCGACGCGCGTTTTCCGCAACTGCGGCTCACGGTGACGAGCGCCCCGGGCTCGCTGATGATTGCAGGCCGCGTGCCGAGCGCCGCCGATGCCGACGCCATTTTGCAATCGCTGACGCCATACCTGCACGAGCACGAAGAGCTCGTCAACCGGCTCGCGCTCGCGCAGCCGATCCAGGTGCATCTGCGCGTGCGCATCACGGAGGTCGATCGCAACGTCACGCAACAGCTCGGTATCAACTGGAGCGCGCTCGGCTCGGCCGGCAACTTCGTGGGCGGACTGTTCAACGGCCGCGCGATCGGGACGGCCGCATCGACGCTGCTTCCTCAGGCGGGCGCGTTTTCGATTCTGGGCGGCTACCACGCCAACAATTATTCGATCGACGGCGTGCTCGACGTGCTCGATCAGGAAGGGCTCATCACGATGCTTGCCGAGCCGAATCTGACCGCCATGTCGGGGCAGACCGCAAGCTTTCTGGCCGGCGGCGAGTTTCCGATTCCGGTGGCCCAGGACACCACGGGCGCGATCACGATCGAGTTCAAGCCATATGGCGTCTCGCTCGATTTCACGCCGACCGTGCTCGCGAACAATCGCATCAGCCTCAAGGTGCGGCCTGAAGTCAGCGAGATCGATCCGACCAATGCCGTCACCACGGGCTCGGTCAAGGTACCCGCGCTTACCGTGCGCCGCGTCGATACCACGGTGGAACTCGCGAGCGGCCAGAGCTTCGCCATCGGCGGCCTCTTGCAGAGCAAGAGCAGCGACGTACTCTCGCAGTTGCCCGGGCTCGGCCGCCTGCCCGTGCTCGGAAAGCTCTTCTCGTCGAAAAGCTACCTCAACAACAAGACCGAAGTCGTCGTCATCGTCACGCCCTATGTCGTGCAGCCTGCCGGCCCCGGGCAGTTGCGCGACGCGCTCGGCGACGTGACGCGTCCGAGCAGCGATATCGAATACGCGCTTGGCCGCGCGCTCGGCATGGATCCGATCGCCGGCGACACGCCACGGCTCGTCGGCACGGCGGGCTTCGTCTATTGA
- a CDS encoding type II secretion system F family protein, with product MVLRGTGTRARIGQRLRQGVARSAAEAAARGNAGTKTVPQRLARRVATLGEHMPIVDAEERAKLAMRLAGAGFRERRAVAVVVGTKLVVGACLALGAIVLGVHVPRIGTYFFFRLLMMAGAFVIGMMLPEYAIAFAIRRRQKAIAAALPDALDLLVICTNAGNSLVVAIKRVAAELRTICPALADEFSVTADELRIGGDSAHALNAMAARIGLPSMRALVTTLVQSQQYGTPITHSLRMLSRTERAMQIIALEEKAAKLAPKMTLPMMLFIMPTVALIAAGPAVIRLIAVFRH from the coding sequence ATGGTGCTGCGCGGCACGGGCACGCGCGCACGGATCGGCCAACGCCTGCGCCAGGGCGTCGCGCGCAGCGCGGCCGAGGCCGCGGCGCGCGGCAATGCGGGCACGAAAACCGTACCGCAACGCCTGGCGCGCCGCGTGGCGACGCTCGGCGAACACATGCCGATCGTCGATGCCGAGGAACGCGCCAAGCTCGCCATGCGGCTTGCCGGCGCCGGCTTTCGCGAGCGGCGTGCGGTGGCCGTGGTCGTCGGCACGAAGCTCGTCGTCGGCGCATGCCTCGCACTCGGCGCCATCGTCCTCGGGGTGCACGTGCCCCGCATCGGCACGTACTTCTTCTTCCGCTTGCTGATGATGGCCGGCGCATTCGTCATCGGCATGATGCTGCCCGAGTATGCGATCGCTTTCGCGATCCGCCGACGCCAAAAGGCGATCGCCGCGGCACTGCCCGACGCGCTCGATCTGCTCGTCATCTGCACCAACGCGGGCAACAGCCTCGTCGTCGCCATCAAGCGCGTCGCGGCCGAGCTGCGCACGATCTGCCCGGCCCTTGCCGACGAATTCTCCGTCACGGCCGACGAGCTTCGCATTGGCGGCGACAGTGCGCATGCGCTCAATGCGATGGCCGCGCGTATCGGACTACCGTCGATGCGCGCACTCGTGACGACGCTCGTGCAGTCGCAGCAGTACGGCACGCCGATCACTCACTCGCTGCGCATGCTTTCACGCACCGAACGCGCCATGCAGATCATCGCCCTCGAGGAAAAGGCCGCCAAGCTCGCGCCGAAGATGACGCTGCCGATGATGCTCTTCATCATGCCGACCGTCGCGCTGATCGCCGCGGGGCCGGCCGTCATCCGCCTCATCGCCGTATTCCGTCATTGA
- a CDS encoding CpaF family protein — MFGRRNQMPASSSYARLEDETELALATEQAASAEHASADAGAHDGACLPAPGAAPATPPAAAPIVPAALAPAGPSAPAPSADRHEALVRSDTFKTIRQAVFASMNMSAALMMSRSEVREGIEQIAADTIVRDRLTLTLAEQMLIVDEIVNDMFGVGPIEPLLADERVTDILVNGPDQIYAERSGKLELTPLKFRDNAHVVNVAQRIAAAVGRRVDESSPMVDARLADGSRVNVVLPPIALRGASISIRKFAKRNITLARMAQQGNISPAMVEVLRIASACRLNIVISGGTGSGKTTLLNALSNFIDSHERIVTIEDAAELQLQQPHVVSLETRPENSEGLGGISQRDLVRNALRMRPDRIILGETRGTEAFDVLQAMNTGHDGSMTTIHANTPRDAITRLESMVMMANGNLPLVSIRRQIASAVHMILQVERMRDGVRRVTRVTEISGMEGDIVITQDLFTFRFNPNAYDEQVHGAFECSSLRPAFAQRAAYYGFEDALIEAMQP; from the coding sequence ATGTTCGGCCGCCGCAATCAGATGCCGGCTTCCTCGTCGTACGCCCGGCTCGAAGACGAAACGGAGCTGGCGCTCGCGACGGAGCAAGCGGCATCGGCCGAGCACGCGAGCGCCGATGCCGGTGCGCACGACGGCGCATGCCTGCCCGCGCCCGGCGCGGCTCCGGCCACGCCGCCTGCCGCCGCGCCTATCGTGCCGGCCGCCCTCGCGCCGGCTGGCCCGTCAGCGCCTGCGCCGTCGGCCGACCGACACGAAGCGCTCGTACGTTCGGATACCTTCAAGACCATTCGGCAGGCCGTCTTCGCGTCGATGAACATGTCGGCCGCACTGATGATGTCGCGCAGCGAGGTGCGCGAGGGCATCGAGCAGATCGCGGCCGATACGATCGTGCGCGATCGCCTGACGTTGACGCTCGCGGAGCAGATGCTCATCGTCGACGAGATCGTGAACGACATGTTCGGCGTGGGTCCGATCGAGCCGTTGCTCGCCGACGAGCGCGTGACCGACATTCTCGTCAACGGCCCCGATCAGATCTACGCCGAGCGCAGTGGCAAGCTCGAACTCACGCCGCTCAAGTTCCGCGACAACGCGCACGTCGTCAACGTGGCGCAGCGCATCGCGGCGGCGGTGGGCCGCCGCGTCGACGAAAGCAGCCCGATGGTCGACGCGCGCCTCGCCGACGGCAGCCGCGTGAACGTCGTGCTGCCGCCAATCGCGCTGCGCGGCGCATCGATTTCGATCCGCAAGTTCGCCAAGCGCAACATCACGCTCGCGCGCATGGCGCAGCAAGGCAATATCTCGCCAGCGATGGTGGAGGTGCTGCGCATCGCCAGTGCCTGCCGCCTGAACATCGTGATCTCGGGCGGCACGGGCTCGGGCAAGACGACGCTGCTCAACGCGCTCTCGAACTTCATCGATTCGCACGAGCGCATCGTCACGATCGAAGACGCGGCCGAATTGCAGCTGCAACAGCCGCACGTGGTCAGCCTGGAGACGCGGCCGGAAAACAGCGAGGGCCTGGGCGGCATCTCGCAGCGCGACCTCGTGCGCAACGCGCTGCGCATGCGCCCGGACCGCATCATCCTCGGCGAGACGCGCGGCACCGAAGCGTTCGACGTGCTGCAGGCGATGAACACGGGCCACGACGGCTCGATGACGACGATCCACGCGAATACGCCGCGCGATGCAATCACACGCCTGGAGAGCATGGTCATGATGGCCAACGGCAATCTGCCGCTCGTCTCGATCCGGCGCCAGATCGCGAGCGCGGTGCACATGATCCTGCAGGTGGAGCGCATGCGCGACGGCGTGCGCCGCGTCACGCGCGTGACCGAGATCTCGGGCATGGAAGGCGACATCGTCATCACGCAGGATCTCTTCACGTTCCGCTTCAACCCGAACGCCTATGACGAGCAGGTGCACGGCGCGTTCGAATGCTCGTCGCTGCGGCCCGCGTTCGCGCAGCGCGCGGCCTACTACGGGTTCGAGGATGCATTGATCGAGGCCATGCAGCCATGA
- a CDS encoding Flp family type IVb pilin, with amino-acid sequence MLRFIQFLSRDERGVSALEYSVLAGIVVVAVAAAGAIFGGTNGLPELFSNMISKVTSVQTTGH; translated from the coding sequence ATGCTGCGTTTCATTCAGTTCCTCTCGCGCGACGAGCGCGGCGTCAGCGCGCTCGAGTATTCGGTCCTGGCCGGCATCGTCGTCGTGGCGGTTGCGGCGGCCGGCGCCATCTTCGGCGGCACCAACGGTTTGCCCGAGTTGTTCTCGAACATGATCTCGAAGGTCACGAGCGTCCAAACGACCGGTCACTGA
- a CDS encoding type II secretion system F family protein — protein MTPADIVAAGSFFAIVVMGLFVRALREIARQRPNARIKARIDTLRDDRREAKSTRPEKTSKHQLFSLERARGDAGAWQAWFAAWRERVRTVAGRSGMRTIALAAALAFVVTLAAVSLLQLALVLRVVLPAVASLVAARSTYGWLVARFKLRFLSVFPDTLDLIIRAVRAGIPAVQAICTAGVEAEEPVRSTFRTMGDALLVGAEVKEVLEQAARRLQLADFSFFTVCLILQRETGGNLADTLENLAGIVRSRRDIRAKTKALTAEGRIASKIISAVPFAIMAFLSVVNRPYVALLFNTRAGHKMLTLAAVLLTIGLLLIRKISNLDTSR, from the coding sequence ATGACGCCCGCCGATATCGTCGCCGCCGGTTCGTTCTTCGCGATCGTCGTGATGGGCCTCTTCGTGCGCGCGCTGCGCGAGATCGCACGTCAGCGGCCCAATGCGCGGATCAAGGCACGCATCGACACGCTGCGCGACGACAGACGCGAGGCAAAATCCACTCGTCCCGAGAAGACCTCGAAGCATCAGCTTTTCAGTCTCGAGCGTGCGCGCGGCGACGCTGGAGCGTGGCAGGCGTGGTTCGCGGCCTGGCGCGAGCGCGTACGCACCGTCGCCGGGCGCAGCGGCATGCGCACGATTGCACTCGCGGCCGCGCTTGCCTTCGTCGTCACGCTCGCCGCCGTATCGTTGCTGCAGCTCGCGCTCGTATTGCGCGTAGTGCTGCCCGCCGTCGCAAGTCTCGTTGCCGCGCGCAGTACCTATGGCTGGCTCGTTGCGCGCTTCAAGCTGCGCTTTCTGTCCGTGTTTCCCGATACCCTCGACCTCATCATTCGCGCGGTGCGCGCCGGCATACCGGCCGTGCAGGCGATCTGCACGGCCGGCGTCGAAGCGGAGGAGCCCGTGCGCTCGACATTCCGCACGATGGGCGATGCGCTGCTCGTCGGCGCCGAAGTGAAGGAAGTGCTCGAGCAGGCGGCTCGCCGGCTGCAGCTTGCCGATTTCTCGTTTTTCACCGTCTGCTTGATTCTGCAGCGCGAAACGGGGGGCAATCTGGCCGATACGCTCGAGAACCTTGCCGGCATCGTACGCTCGCGGCGCGACATTCGCGCGAAGACAAAAGCGCTCACGGCCGAGGGCCGCATCGCCAGCAAAATCATCTCGGCCGTGCCGTTCGCGATCATGGCCTTTCTCTCGGTGGTGAACCGGCCCTACGTTGCGCTGCTGTTCAACACGCGCGCGGGCCACAAGATGCTCACGCTCGCCGCCGTGCTGCTCACGATCGGCCTGCTGCTGATCCGCAAGATCTCCAACCTGGACACGTCACGATGA
- a CDS encoding CpaD family pilus assembly lipoprotein: MNTRLIRVACALLLSTAALLAGCMSAQPPIGMPDASAIGFVPGENGHAVPPSCDALNEPSAMIDAGQRRPGVAFGCATYSNLAAMLARPADLVAPQPYAGADAPLAASAVRRYEEGRAAPLNPTSTTTRLSH, encoded by the coding sequence ATGAATACGAGATTGATCCGCGTTGCCTGCGCCCTGTTGCTGAGCACCGCCGCCCTGCTGGCCGGTTGCATGTCGGCCCAGCCGCCGATAGGCATGCCCGACGCATCGGCGATCGGGTTCGTGCCAGGCGAGAACGGGCACGCCGTGCCGCCATCCTGCGATGCGCTGAACGAGCCGTCAGCGATGATCGATGCGGGCCAGCGGCGCCCCGGCGTCGCATTCGGCTGCGCGACCTACTCGAATCTCGCCGCGATGCTCGCGCGCCCGGCCGACCTCGTGGCGCCGCAGCCTTATGCAGGCGCCGACGCACCGCTCGCGGCCAGCGCCGTGCGCCGCTACGAGGAAGGCCGCGCCGCACCGCTCAATCCGACGTCGACGACGACGCGCCTGTCCCACTGA